A section of the Cottoperca gobio chromosome 17, fCotGob3.1, whole genome shotgun sequence genome encodes:
- the mppe1 gene encoding metallophosphoesterase 1, with translation MPRFSARWIVAVVLILLVGAFFFCEYLIYFPTILKCAWPKISPARGGGEGIDGRPMDSTVRAMVLSDTHLLGAVGGHWFDKLRREWQMERAFQTALWLLRPEVVFILGDIFDEGKWSSQKHWDDDVRRFHRMFRHSPDTELVVLVGNHDIGFHYEMDWFKLQRFEKVFNASSTRIVTKKGVNFLLVNSVALHGDGCPICQSVEKELIKLSRDLNCSLQNSQSGGGVTDSCEGSQLYPPTSPIMLQHYPLYRVSDAGCTGLDAAPPEERHLLFREKYDVLSKEASQRLLQWFKPRLILSGHTHSGCEVLHDNKYPEISVPSFSWRNRNNPSFILASVSPNSYALSKCFLPEESTVIGVYCSAGACMLLLFLAHCLWMKGLLQCLSLCLLGKHKYL, from the exons ATGCCGAGGTTTAGCGCCAGATGGATTGTTGCGGTGGTGCTGATCCTCCTAGTCGGCGCTTTCTTCTTCTGCGAGTATCTCATCTACTTCCCGACCATCCTCAAGTGCGCCTGGCCGAAGATCAGCCCTGCACGGGGCGGCGGAGAAGGCATCGACGGCCGCCCGATGGACTCAACAGTCCGCGCTATGGTGCTGTCGGACACCCACCTCCTCGGAGCCGTCGGGGGACACTGGTTCGATAAGCTCAGGAG GGAATGGCAGATGGAGAGGGCTTTCCAGACCGCTCTGTGGCTGCTCAGGCCCGAAGTAGTGTTTATTCTCGGGGATATCTTCGACGAAGGCAAGTGGAGCTCGCAGAAG cactGGGATGACGACGTGCGCCGCTTCCACAGGATGTTTCGACACTCCCCTGACACAGAACTGGTTGTACTGGTTGGAAACCACGACATCGGTTTCCATTACGA GATGGACTGGTTCAAGCTGCAGCGCTTCGAGAAGGTCTTCAACGCTTCCTCCACCAGGATCGTCACCAAAAAGGGAGTCAA TTTTCTGCTGGTGAACAGCGTGGCGCTGCACGGTGACGGGTGTCCCATCTGCCAGTCGGTGGAGAAGGAGCTGATCAAACTCTCCAGAGACCTCAACTGCTCTCTTCAG AACTCGCAGTCGGGCGGCGGAGTGACGGACAGCTGTGAGGGCTCGCAGCTCTACCCCCCCACATCCCCCATCATGCTACAG CACTATCCTCTGTACAGAGTGAGCGATGCGGGCTGCACCGGGCTGGACGCTGCACCGCCTGAAGAGCGACACCTGCTGTTCAGAGAGAAGTACGACGTGTTGTCGAAGGAGGCGTCACAGAGG ctgctgcagtggTTTAAGCCCCGCCTCATCCTGAGCGGACACACCCACAGCGGATGTGAGGTTCTCCATGACAACAAGTACCCGGAAATCAGCGTGCCGTCCTTCAGCTGGAGGAACAGAAACAACCCCAGCTTCATCCTg gcGTCGGTGTCACCCAACAGTTACGCTCTGTCCAAGTGTTTCCTGCCGGAGGAGAGCACGGTGATCGGGGTTTACTGCTCGGCCGGCGCctgcatgctgctgctgttcctgGCTCACTGTCTGTGGATGAAAGGCCTGCTGCAGTGCCTCAGCCTCTGCCTGCTGGGGAAGCACAAGTATCTGTGA